ATTTATATAATGTAATACTACAATAAACTCACTGCCCAATTCATAATAACTTCATTTTACTTGTGAAAAAGACTAATTAAACATCCAATTGGGCCTCAATTTTTGTTGGTGTGATGATTTTAAGACAAGGTGCCATCAACGCAAAGCCATTGACCTACAAAAAGAGCAGTACAGTTGAGGTTTGGATTAATAGCACTGAAAACATCACTGCCCAAACCAAATTTCTTAGAAACGTCGAAGCATGTGTCTCCATTCTTCACATTCACCACCTTCAAACATGATATTTCACTTGCTGGATCCGGACCCAGGCTTGGGCTTGGGCTCGGGCTTGAGCTCGAGCTCTCTGTTTCAACAACATAGGTTTGTTAGATGCAGAGTCAAAATTTGAAAGAACTACACCCAgcctaaaattcaaaatttgactcCACTATTGAGATACGTGCATGTATAAAATCGAACCAAGGCCATTGGGTTCACGTGCACCACTGCCATGATAGCATTTGCTCTCACCCTTAGGGATGCAACTCAATGAAAGGTAATATGTATCAGTAAAATTAGTCAAAGTATATGCAAGCTTAATATGATCACTTATTCTGAGAGCTGCACTTACTCAGACAAGTCATAGTATATTAATTTTTGTATGACCAAGTTTCAACTAGCCTCCAATTTTTCTTGCATATGATTTGTCATGTTCCTAATTAGAAGGTCTTTGAA
This region of Capsicum annuum cultivar UCD-10X-F1 unplaced genomic scaffold, UCD10Xv1.1 ctg48677, whole genome shotgun sequence genomic DNA includes:
- the LOC124892583 gene encoding uncharacterized protein LOC124892583, with translation MAKPNDRVLSFLIIFSLLLYITLVESKFTIHESSSSSPSPSPSLGPDPASEISCLKVVNVKNGDTCFDVSKKFGLGSDVFSAINPNLNCTALFVGQWLCVDGTLS